In one window of Brassica rapa cultivar Chiifu-401-42 chromosome A07, CAAS_Brap_v3.01, whole genome shotgun sequence DNA:
- the LOC103831323 gene encoding nuclear transport factor 2 isoform X1 has translation MAAAEEGAVVHPSHEEISEAFVNQYYHIMVNATDEAYRLYVDGSVITRPGGGPHGPMLSFTSLQAIKEHYLTCEYKGTTYDVLSVDSQRSLRDGILIMVVGFLTGKDNLKRKFSQTFYLAPQDKAYVVVNDMYRFVDEEESSLPPTVVESVPEAEVAKPVDEVSKTEQVKKVIDDAPAKKSVKAAEAKKVVAGAAPPPVAAQKPKEPIAETAADGAKKSYAAMVQSLLRNAAPFQAKAAPVQKPRSMAPPAKARAAAPAPAVVGKPERKSDQRIVDEPGTSVFVSNLPMDAKAPQLYELFKDFGPIKEGGVQIRSSRASGRCFGFVSFESVASVQSMLKAAKSNPFKLGEHKLRVKEKQVEYDGSKQSGGRSGSKAQNGSVDESKTPTGSVDESKTPSGSADGSKSENGSAAGGEDDDGFKTITSRRNRRGNGDKKNSVTPKVKA, from the exons ATGGCTGCTGCCGAGGAAGGTGCTGTGGTTCACCCGTCTCACGAAGAAATCTCTGAGGCTTTTGTTAATCAGTACTATCATATAATGGTAAACGCCACTGATGAAGCTTACAGGCTTTATGTTGATGGTAGCGTTATCACCAGACCTGGAGGAGGTCCTCATGGTCCCATGCTCTCTTTTACATCCCTCCAG GCTATCAAGGAGCACTACCTAACCTGTGAATATAAGGGAACTACATACGACGTGCTCAGTGTTGATTCTCAAAGGTCGTTGCGAGATGGGATACTAATCATGGTTGTTGGTTTCTTGACTGGTAAAGACAACCTCAAGAGGAAGTTTTCCCAGACGTTCTATCTGGCGCCTCAGGACAAGGCCTACGTTGTCGTCAATGACATGTATCGTTTTGTTGATGAAGAAGAGTCTTCCCTTCCTCCAACTGTTGTTGAATCTG TGCCAGAAGCTGAAGTGGCGAAGCCAGTTGATGAGGTTAGCAAGACCGAGCAGGTCAAGAAGGTCATCGATGATGCTCCTGCCAAGAAGTCTGTTAAAGCTGCTGAGGCTAAGAAGGTTGTTGCTGGAGCTGCTCCTCCTCCTGTTGCTGCTCAAAAGCCTAAAGAGCCAATTGCTGAAACTGCTGCTGATGGAGCAAAGAAATCTTATGCTGCGATG GTTCAATCACTGTTGAGGAACGCTGCTCCCTTCCAAGCTAAAGCAGCCCCGGTTCAGAAACCTAGATCCATGGCACCACCAGCCAAAGCCCGTGCAGCAGCTCCAGCACCTGCTGTTGTTGGTAAACCTGAAAGGAAAAGTGATCAGAGGATCGTTGATGAACCAG gAACTTCGGTATTTGTGTCAAATCTGCCGATGGATGCAAAGGCGCCTCAGCTCTATGAACTGTTCAAGGACTTTGGTCCTATCAAAGAAGGTGGAGTTCAAATCAGAAGCTCCAGG GCTAGTGGAAGATGCTTTGGTTTTGTTTCCTTTGAATCTGTTGCATCTGTCCAGAGTATGCTTAAG GCTGCCAAGAGCAACCCCTTCAAGCTTGGGGAGCATAAGCTTCGTGTAAAGGAAAAGCAAG ttgAGTATGATGGAAGCAAGCAGTCTGGTGGGAGAAGTGGAAGCAAGGCACAGAATGGCTCTGTAGATGAGAGCAAGACTCCTACTGGTTCTGTAGATGAGAGCAAGACGCCGAGTGGGTCTGCAGATGGAAGCAAGTCTGAGAATGGCTCTGCAGCAGGTGGGGAAGATGATGATGGCTTCAAGACGATTACAAGCCGTAGGAACAGAAGAGGAAACGGAGACAAGAAAAACAGTGTAACTCCTAAGGTCAAAGCTTGA
- the LOC103831323 gene encoding nuclear transport factor 2 isoform X2 translates to MAAAEEGAVVHPSHEEISEAFVNQYYHIMVNATDEAYRLYVDGSVITRPGGGPHGPMLSFTSLQAIKEHYLTCEYKGTTYDVLSVDSQRSLRDGILIMVVGFLTGKDNLKRKFSQTFYLAPQDKAYVVVNDMYRFVDEEESSLPPTVVESEAEVAKPVDEVSKTEQVKKVIDDAPAKKSVKAAEAKKVVAGAAPPPVAAQKPKEPIAETAADGAKKSYAAMVQSLLRNAAPFQAKAAPVQKPRSMAPPAKARAAAPAPAVVGKPERKSDQRIVDEPGTSVFVSNLPMDAKAPQLYELFKDFGPIKEGGVQIRSSRASGRCFGFVSFESVASVQSMLKAAKSNPFKLGEHKLRVKEKQVEYDGSKQSGGRSGSKAQNGSVDESKTPTGSVDESKTPSGSADGSKSENGSAAGGEDDDGFKTITSRRNRRGNGDKKNSVTPKVKA, encoded by the exons ATGGCTGCTGCCGAGGAAGGTGCTGTGGTTCACCCGTCTCACGAAGAAATCTCTGAGGCTTTTGTTAATCAGTACTATCATATAATGGTAAACGCCACTGATGAAGCTTACAGGCTTTATGTTGATGGTAGCGTTATCACCAGACCTGGAGGAGGTCCTCATGGTCCCATGCTCTCTTTTACATCCCTCCAG GCTATCAAGGAGCACTACCTAACCTGTGAATATAAGGGAACTACATACGACGTGCTCAGTGTTGATTCTCAAAGGTCGTTGCGAGATGGGATACTAATCATGGTTGTTGGTTTCTTGACTGGTAAAGACAACCTCAAGAGGAAGTTTTCCCAGACGTTCTATCTGGCGCCTCAGGACAAGGCCTACGTTGTCGTCAATGACATGTATCGTTTTGTTGATGAAGAAGAGTCTTCCCTTCCTCCAACTGTTGTTGAATCTG AAGCTGAAGTGGCGAAGCCAGTTGATGAGGTTAGCAAGACCGAGCAGGTCAAGAAGGTCATCGATGATGCTCCTGCCAAGAAGTCTGTTAAAGCTGCTGAGGCTAAGAAGGTTGTTGCTGGAGCTGCTCCTCCTCCTGTTGCTGCTCAAAAGCCTAAAGAGCCAATTGCTGAAACTGCTGCTGATGGAGCAAAGAAATCTTATGCTGCGATG GTTCAATCACTGTTGAGGAACGCTGCTCCCTTCCAAGCTAAAGCAGCCCCGGTTCAGAAACCTAGATCCATGGCACCACCAGCCAAAGCCCGTGCAGCAGCTCCAGCACCTGCTGTTGTTGGTAAACCTGAAAGGAAAAGTGATCAGAGGATCGTTGATGAACCAG gAACTTCGGTATTTGTGTCAAATCTGCCGATGGATGCAAAGGCGCCTCAGCTCTATGAACTGTTCAAGGACTTTGGTCCTATCAAAGAAGGTGGAGTTCAAATCAGAAGCTCCAGG GCTAGTGGAAGATGCTTTGGTTTTGTTTCCTTTGAATCTGTTGCATCTGTCCAGAGTATGCTTAAG GCTGCCAAGAGCAACCCCTTCAAGCTTGGGGAGCATAAGCTTCGTGTAAAGGAAAAGCAAG ttgAGTATGATGGAAGCAAGCAGTCTGGTGGGAGAAGTGGAAGCAAGGCACAGAATGGCTCTGTAGATGAGAGCAAGACTCCTACTGGTTCTGTAGATGAGAGCAAGACGCCGAGTGGGTCTGCAGATGGAAGCAAGTCTGAGAATGGCTCTGCAGCAGGTGGGGAAGATGATGATGGCTTCAAGACGATTACAAGCCGTAGGAACAGAAGAGGAAACGGAGACAAGAAAAACAGTGTAACTCCTAAGGTCAAAGCTTGA
- the LOC103831324 gene encoding LOW QUALITY PROTEIN: ninja-family protein AFP1 (The sequence of the model RefSeq protein was modified relative to this genomic sequence to represent the inferred CDS: substituted 1 base at 1 genomic stop codon) → MSEANERTRXMSRSMFPRDLLQRFPPISAKVVDGEEEEDEEIELDLSLSLGGRFGVDKSKLARSSSVVGPTMPFFRENHQPETEMRPVETSVAGHMALTRATSLPVETEEEWRRRKEMESLRRMEAKRRRSEKLRARGSGGGNIIKPPEANNDSVLGEGSTPTRRRGRPRLVLPRWSGTANDGGLLRQHSAAHDSLQVSRGSSSSVSEMETKSRQASSEETRSLPLPQQQHQQEAMAMPDNGLRRLSSVDMRIEPPPLGNGKNEMPCVFTRGDGPNGKRVDGILYRYGNGEEVKIMCACHCDILSPADFVKHAGGPHVDHPLRHIIVDTSSLSNLF, encoded by the exons ATGTCTGAAGCAAACGAGAGAACTAGATAAATGAGTAGAAGTATGTTCCCAAGAGATCTGCTTCAGAGATTTCCCCCTATCTCAGCTAAAGTTGtagatggtgaagaagaagaagatgaggagaTTGAGTTGGATCTTAGTTTATCTCTTGGCGGGAGGTTCGGAGTTGACAAAAGCAAGCTCGCGAGATCTTCCTCTGTCGTGGGCCCCACGATGCCTTTTTTCCGGGAGAATCATCAGCCAGAGACAGAGATGAGGCCTGTCGAGACATCCGTGGCGGGACATATGGCTTTGACGAGAGCGACGTCGTTGCCGGTGGAGACGGAGGAAGAGTGGCGGAGGAGGAAGGAGATGGAGAGTTTAAGGAGAATGGAGGCCAAGAGAAGGAGAAGCGAGAAGCTTCGTGCCAGAGGCAGCGGCGGAGGGAACATCATCAAACCACCCGAAGCTAATAATGATAGTGTTCTGGGAGAAGGTTCCACCCCTACGAGGCGGCGAGGTAGGCCGCGGTTGGTACTGCCACGGTGGTCAGGGACGGCTAACGATGGTGGACTTTTACGACAACACAGTGCTGCTCATGATTCGCTGCAAGTCTCTCGTGGAAGTTCTTCAAGTGTTTCCGAGATGGAAACCAAATCTCGTCAAG CATCTAGCGAAGAAACAAGAAGCTTACCGTTGCCACAGCAACAACATCAACAGGAAGCAATGGCAATGCCAGATAATGGGCTAAGAAGATTGAGTTCAGTGGACATGAGGATAGAGCCACCACCACTAGGGAACGGGAAAAATGAGATGCCATGTGTGTTCACCAGGGGAGATGGACCTAACGGGAAGAGAGTTGATGGGATTCTTTATCGATACGGTAATGgagaagaagtgaagatcatGTGTGCCTGCCATTGTGATATCTTGTCTCCTGCTGACTTCGTTAAACATGCTGGTGGTCCTCATGTTGATCATCCTCTTAGGCATATTATTGTCGACACTTCTTCTCTTTCTAATCTCTTTTAG
- the LOC103831327 gene encoding PLASMODESMATA CALLOSE-BINDING PROTEIN 4, protein MSVLLPLCLVLSMITYSNAAYCVCKDGNEQVLQKAIDYACGAGADCSQIQQNGACFQPNTVKNHCDVAVNSYYQKKASSGATCDFNGAAVISTSPPSTASSCLTGSSSSGTPSTGTPTTGTPSTGTPTTGTPSTGTPTTGTPTSGFPSTGTPSTGTPTAGMPTTGTPSTGMPNSGTPANGMPTSSSSSVFPGTTLGPTGSGGFGDPNAGEKISVRTNTAFFLLTGVAIMLVV, encoded by the exons ATGTCGGTTTTACTTCCTCTGTGTCTGGTTCTCTCCATGATTACCTATTCAA ATGCTGCGTATTGTGTATGCAAAGACGGGAACGAGCAAGTGCTTCAGAAAGCTATAGATTATGCATGTGGAGCAGGAGCTGACTGCTCTCAGATCCAGCAGAACGGAGCTTGTTTCCAGCCTAACACCGTCAAAAACCACTGCGACGTCGCCGTCAACAGTTACTACCAGAAGAAAGCTTCCTCCGGTGCCACCTGTGACTTTAACGGCGCCGCCGTTATCTCTACCTCCCCTCCGTCAA CTGCTTCAAGCTGTTTAACTGGTTCCAG CTCTAGTGGGACCCCGTCCACTGGGACTCCCACCACAGGAACCCCAAGCACTGGAACACCAACCACAGGAACCCCAAGCACTGGGACACCAACCACGGGGACTCCAACCAGTGGCTTCCCATCCACCGGGACTCCGTCGACCGGGACACCTACTGCCGGAATGCCAACCACGGGGACTCCTTCCACTGGCATGCCAAATTCCGGCACGCCAGCAAACGGAATGCCAACTTCGTCTTCATCTTCCGTGTTCCCTGGCACTACTCTTGGACCGACCGGGAGCGGGGGATTCGGCGATCCGAACGCTGGAGAGAAGATCTCAGTCCGAACTAACACTGCCTTCTTCTTACTAACCGGTGTAGCTATTATGCTTGTGGTTTAA
- the LOC103831326 gene encoding uncharacterized protein LOC103831326 yields the protein MEKNHKKGHNKKGFNLKKHRKGDPRPTNKGGNDEKPVLFQLGSIAMVSDARLKADPEITNSIPASPSLSSSSSSGNNNAKERKLSELQSSSNTFGSQVSGVTHASSVEPALLSSPSVQLMDREGSDQVSQRNSLPILERNLSAVSNDSLFSLSIGDNGITRDELFSYRDFKAGELLKSSELLSFCPSVDVPVDSSDIGKSFDLEDKASELLESDSDDKSSTSEVSWRNLGDNSDEAPSSTQSVSSPITKKKKKKKKVKKKNTQQQKKRCSWLCCKDTGPCFSCCQWPNSDYDLSCCKRLKYCLCCCGLPQCCFSSCSWFFCCCSSSSKKLIDDEIAMQKPQKAESKTSHNWFCCFPCCAS from the exons ATGGAAAAGAATCATAAGAAAGGACACAATAAAAAGGGTTTTAATCTAAAGAAGCATAGAAAAGGTGATCCAAGACCAACCAATaaaggagggaatgatgagaAGCCTGTTTTGTTCCAGTTGGGGAGCATTGCTATGGTCAGTGATGCTCGTCTCAAGGCAGATCCAGAGATCACCAACAGCATACCTGCATCTCCTTCCTTgtcttcatcatcttcctcagGGAATAACAATGCAAAAGAAAGGAAACTATCAGAGTTACAAAGCTCATCAAACACATTTGGGTCACAAGTCTCTGGTGTGACGCATGCATCATCAGTAGAGCCTGCGCTTCTTTCGTCGCCTTCTGTTCAGTTGATGGATAGAGAAGGATCTGACCAAGTCTCCCAGAGAAACTCTTTACCGATCTTGGAGAGAAACTTGAGCGCGGTCTCGAATGATTCTCTGTTTAGTCTAAGCATAGGTGATAACGGGATAACAAGAGATGAGTTGTTTAGTTACCGTGACTTCAAGGCTGGAGAGCTTTTGAAATCTAGTGAGCTGTTGTCTTTCTGCCCTTCTGTCGATGTTCCTGTTGACTCTTCCGATATTGGTAAGAGCTTTGATTTGGAGGACAAAGCGAGTGAGTTGTTAGAAAGTGACAGTGATGATAAGTCGTCAACCTCGGAGGTATCGTGGAGGAACCTTGGTGATAACTCAGACGAAGCGCCAAGCAGCACGCAGTCAGTTTCATCTCCAAT aacaaaaaagaagaagaagaaaaagaaggtgAAGAAAAAGAATACACAGCAGCAGAAGAAGAGATGTTCTTGGTTGTGTTGCAAGGACACTGGACCGTGCTTCTCTTGTTGCCAATGGCCAAATAGTGATTACGACCTCTCTTGTTGCAAGCGTCTAAAATATTGTTTGTGCTGCTGCGGACTGCCCCAATGCTGCTTCTCTTCTTGTAGCTGGTTCTTTTGCTGCTGTTCAAG TTCTTCAAAGAAGTTAATAGATGATGAGATAGCTATGCAGAAACCACAGAAGGCAGAGTCCAAAACATCTCATAATTGGTTCTGTTGCTTTCCTTGTTGTGCTTCTTAG